In Pseudomonas sp. MYb327, one DNA window encodes the following:
- a CDS encoding autotransporter domain-containing protein, producing the protein MCNSRYAVPILSLLMANAASAAETSRLRDVNLEDRANGMLALMSYAMTPDLTSSSLSINDNSAGNPSLTMTQAGGGSTLGKEVPIYLEGAVAYSRYDPRFVATDGEQTQTIPVKWNSISATGGIGYDFPLTDELALRPIFNFAAGYLTSDINAARLFINRRFDRDIKFLDNGHMTAVGLGGALMLDLERVRPNYELDVELRYSYMNLQNVGGKNDIDGQAIADSVNLYTRWRAPTGLMALQRPLRYVLEVSHSEYLGDQRGVLGFDRLSTVGAGLELDSSAYDVFITRTRLVVRHVMGDHVSGVSVGLACSF; encoded by the coding sequence ATGTGCAACTCACGTTATGCCGTTCCAATTCTGAGCTTGTTGATGGCCAATGCTGCCAGCGCCGCGGAAACGTCGCGCCTGCGTGACGTTAATCTTGAGGATCGGGCCAATGGCATGCTCGCGTTGATGTCATACGCCATGACGCCGGACCTCACCTCCAGCTCGCTGAGCATAAACGACAACAGCGCCGGTAATCCGAGCCTGACGATGACTCAGGCGGGCGGCGGCTCCACGCTTGGCAAGGAAGTTCCTATCTACCTTGAAGGCGCGGTTGCCTACAGTCGCTACGACCCGCGCTTTGTGGCCACTGATGGCGAGCAAACCCAAACCATTCCGGTGAAATGGAACTCGATCTCCGCCACGGGCGGCATTGGCTACGATTTCCCTTTGACCGACGAACTGGCACTGCGCCCGATCTTCAACTTCGCGGCGGGTTACTTGACCAGTGATATCAATGCAGCGCGCCTGTTCATCAACCGTCGTTTTGATCGTGATATCAAGTTCCTCGACAATGGACATATGACCGCCGTAGGCCTAGGCGGTGCCCTGATGCTGGACCTGGAGCGCGTGCGGCCAAATTACGAGCTCGATGTCGAGTTGCGCTACAGCTACATGAATTTGCAGAACGTCGGCGGCAAAAACGATATCGATGGGCAAGCCATTGCCGACTCCGTCAACCTCTACACCCGTTGGCGGGCGCCCACCGGCTTAATGGCGTTGCAGAGGCCGCTGCGCTATGTGCTGGAAGTTTCTCACTCGGAGTATTTGGGTGATCAGCGTGGGGTGTTGGGGTTTGATCGGCTTTCGACCGTAGGGGCAGGGCTGGAGTTGGATTCCAGTGCTTACGACGTCTTTATCACCCGCACGCGGCTGGTGGTGCGGCATGTGATGGGGGATCACGTTTCCGGTGTTTCGGTGGGCCTGGCGTGCAGCTTTTAA
- a CDS encoding DUF2092 domain-containing protein has product MEKIAPKLLESALSRCAGAGLVLIIGLGVTTAAHADEAYAKSLIKNMSDYMSAQKNISFNYDTILEVVTKDQQRLALAGSGTVAISRPDKLRSTRASGFADLEMVFDGKTLTLLGKGKNIYTQVEVPGTVDHLLDELKHKLNRPLPGADLFMPNPQDELMAGVTDIKDLGSGVIGGTECDHLAFRKQDVDWQIWIAQGDRPYPCRYVITSKTIAGSPQYSIQLSDFKSGDTAESGDFTFKNSTNAQKIDLKDLPNAEDLPSNFVRGKTK; this is encoded by the coding sequence ATGGAAAAGATCGCCCCAAAGTTGCTCGAAAGCGCTTTGTCCCGCTGCGCTGGAGCGGGCCTTGTATTGATCATCGGACTTGGCGTAACGACAGCGGCACACGCCGATGAGGCCTATGCCAAAAGCTTGATCAAGAACATGTCCGACTATATGTCAGCGCAAAAAAACATATCGTTCAATTACGACACCATTCTTGAAGTTGTCACCAAAGACCAGCAACGACTGGCTTTGGCAGGTTCAGGCACGGTTGCCATCAGCCGGCCTGACAAGTTGCGCAGTACACGCGCCAGCGGGTTTGCCGACCTTGAAATGGTGTTTGATGGCAAGACCCTGACGTTGTTGGGAAAAGGCAAAAACATCTACACGCAGGTCGAAGTCCCGGGCACGGTTGACCATCTGCTCGATGAGTTGAAGCATAAACTCAACAGGCCACTTCCCGGCGCGGACCTGTTCATGCCCAACCCCCAGGATGAATTGATGGCAGGCGTAACCGACATCAAGGATCTGGGCAGTGGCGTTATCGGCGGTACCGAATGCGACCACTTGGCGTTCAGGAAGCAAGACGTCGATTGGCAGATATGGATCGCCCAGGGCGACCGCCCCTACCCTTGCCGATACGTCATCACTTCAAAAACGATTGCGGGCAGTCCGCAGTACAGCATCCAGCTCAGCGATTTTAAAAGTGGCGATACCGCGGAATCCGGCGATTTCACATTCAAAAATTCGACCAATGCCCAAAAAATCGACCTGAAAGACCTGCCCAACGCCGAAGACTTGCCCAGCAACTTTGTGCGAGGAAAAACCAAATGA
- a CDS encoding NIPSNAP family protein, with protein MVTCYLKYVLDPYKLEAFEHYGKLWIPLVEKFGGQHHGYFLPSEGASNIALAMFTFPSLAAYETYRQQSMNDPECIAAFKYAEETRCILSYERSFFRPVFGEPKQ; from the coding sequence ATGGTTACCTGTTACCTGAAATATGTGCTGGACCCGTACAAGCTCGAAGCGTTTGAACACTACGGCAAGCTGTGGATTCCCCTGGTGGAGAAGTTCGGCGGCCAGCATCACGGCTACTTTTTACCGTCTGAAGGCGCCAGCAACATTGCCCTGGCCATGTTCACTTTCCCCAGCCTCGCGGCCTACGAAACCTATCGCCAACAATCGATGAACGATCCGGAGTGCATCGCCGCCTTCAAGTACGCAGAAGAAACCCGCTGCATCCTCAGTTATGAGCGCAGCTTCTTCCGGCCGGTGTTCGGTGAACCGAAACAGTAA
- a CDS encoding AraC family transcriptional regulator has protein sequence MDILSEFFERTNLQGRLFFSGPVDGTLVLDKPPGMAFIHVISRGGIDLVQPGRPKISISEPSVLFCPSSCRYQLRSSIEGAELICASFQFGRNALQPFPLGLKETLVFPFRELDNLAPLLGTLINEFQDMAPGRGKALNLLLEYLFVLLVRRSVLEGRISSGLLYALQDGRLGAVFNRIHQEPEALWTVEKMASLANMSRSKFSACFTRIMEISPMGYVTAWRMKLAQDLLRDGVQIKVIATTVGYSSQASFSRTFLNVVGWPPAEWLKRDANGEDVPLVIARVLRDLPDDSTTEKREP, from the coding sequence ATGGATATTCTTTCTGAATTCTTCGAGCGCACGAACCTGCAAGGCCGGCTGTTTTTCTCCGGTCCGGTGGATGGCACGCTGGTGCTCGACAAGCCGCCGGGCATGGCGTTTATCCATGTGATCAGCCGCGGCGGCATCGACCTGGTGCAGCCGGGGCGGCCGAAGATTTCCATCAGCGAGCCCAGCGTGTTGTTCTGCCCCAGCAGCTGCCGATACCAGTTGCGCAGTTCGATCGAGGGCGCGGAGCTGATCTGCGCCTCGTTCCAGTTCGGGCGCAATGCCTTGCAGCCCTTCCCCCTCGGGCTCAAGGAAACCCTGGTGTTTCCATTCAGGGAACTGGACAACCTCGCTCCCCTGCTCGGCACGCTGATCAATGAATTCCAGGATATGGCCCCCGGTCGTGGCAAGGCACTGAACCTGCTGCTCGAATACCTTTTCGTACTACTGGTGCGGCGCTCGGTCCTGGAGGGCAGGATTTCCAGCGGCCTGCTTTACGCCCTTCAGGACGGTCGGCTCGGGGCGGTGTTCAATCGCATACACCAGGAACCCGAGGCACTCTGGACCGTCGAGAAAATGGCCAGCCTGGCGAACATGTCACGGTCGAAATTCTCCGCGTGCTTCACCCGGATCATGGAAATTTCGCCAATGGGCTACGTCACCGCCTGGCGAATGAAGCTGGCCCAGGATTTATTGCGCGATGGCGTGCAGATTAAAGTGATCGCCACCACGGTGGGCTACAGCTCGCAAGCCTCGTTCTCCCGAACCTTCCTCAACGTGGTGGGCTGGCCGCCAGCCGAATGGCTCAAGCGCGATGCCAACGGTGAGGATGTACCTCTAGTGATTGCGCGGGTTTTGCGCGATCTGCCGGACGATTCAACGACTGAAAAACGTGAACCCTGA
- a CDS encoding cysteine hydrolase has translation MSNDSNRVAPQYADPAEPALPNPGMLLDLSRTALVVIDPQIDFLSPEGVSWSVFGKSVVEHDVVNHLGQLFAAAKEAGITVAVSPHYYYPCDHEWHFGGPLEKVMHGICMFDRKGPLSLDGFENSGADFMPEFKPFILDGKTIIASPHKVYGPETNDLALQLRKHGVSQVILAGMAANLCVESHLRELLEQGFEVAVVRDATAGPTTPEGDGYLAALINYRYIANALWTTAQTVDFLKA, from the coding sequence ATGAGCAACGATTCGAACCGCGTCGCCCCCCAGTACGCCGACCCGGCAGAGCCTGCACTGCCAAACCCGGGCATGTTGCTTGACCTGTCACGCACGGCGCTGGTGGTGATCGACCCGCAGATCGACTTCCTCAGCCCCGAAGGTGTGAGCTGGAGCGTCTTCGGCAAGAGCGTTGTCGAGCACGACGTGGTCAATCACCTCGGCCAGTTGTTCGCCGCCGCCAAAGAGGCCGGCATCACCGTCGCCGTTTCCCCGCATTACTACTATCCGTGTGACCACGAATGGCATTTCGGCGGGCCGCTGGAAAAGGTCATGCACGGCATCTGCATGTTCGACCGCAAGGGCCCGCTGAGCCTCGACGGTTTCGAAAACTCCGGCGCCGATTTCATGCCCGAGTTCAAGCCATTCATTCTCGACGGCAAAACCATCATCGCTTCGCCGCACAAGGTCTACGGCCCGGAAACCAATGACCTGGCCCTGCAACTGCGCAAGCACGGTGTGTCGCAAGTCATCCTGGCGGGGATGGCGGCGAACCTTTGCGTCGAGTCGCACTTGCGTGAGCTGCTGGAGCAGGGTTTCGAAGTGGCCGTAGTACGTGATGCCACCGCCGGCCCGACGACTCCCGAAGGCGATGGTTACCTGGCTGCGCTGATCAACTACCGCTACATCGCCAACGCCCTGTGGACCACGGCGCAAACCGTGGATTTTCTCAAGGCCTGA
- a CDS encoding cytochrome c family protein yields MNKAVVTTFAFLLGAGLFSASANAAGDAEAGGKLFKRVCGGCHQIGESARAFFGPQLNGVVGRVAGSTTDYQYSDAMKSSGIVWTREKLAAYIEDPKAVVSGTRMIFWGISDQEKIDDLLAYLETFQVQ; encoded by the coding sequence ATGAACAAAGCCGTGGTAACGACTTTCGCCTTTCTGCTGGGGGCAGGTTTGTTCAGCGCGTCGGCAAACGCGGCCGGTGACGCCGAGGCGGGCGGGAAACTGTTCAAACGGGTGTGCGGCGGCTGCCATCAGATCGGCGAGTCGGCGCGTGCATTTTTCGGTCCGCAACTCAACGGCGTGGTTGGACGTGTGGCGGGGAGCACCACGGACTATCAGTACTCTGACGCCATGAAGTCTTCGGGCATCGTCTGGACGCGGGAAAAACTGGCGGCGTACATCGAAGATCCGAAAGCTGTGGTGTCCGGTACGCGGATGATTTTCTGGGGCATCAGCGATCAGGAAAAAATCGATGATTTGTTGGCGTACCTGGAGACTTTTCAGGTGCAGTGA
- a CDS encoding ChaN family lipoprotein gives MRILLLCLFILLSACQSRDVSPPPAPIAPQGRDHSDFGVIRELATGRTITPQALVERLAVSPRVLVGEQHDNPDHHALQLWLLRELAKQRPQGSLLMEMLNPDQQAKVDAAQTATRAGQPLADPYQALAWQASWDWGVYGALVNYALRQPYPLLAANLDRSQIMQIYQQRPTLNGEASTARQVQTTLLEDIRQSHCGLLPESQMPAMLAVQQQRDRRMAERLIAAPTPALLLAGAFHVRKDLGVPLHLQDLGAGQGNAVLILAEAGKTVAADSADYVWYTAAQPEEDHCAQLRR, from the coding sequence ATGCGCATTCTTCTGTTATGCCTGTTCATCCTGTTGTCGGCCTGCCAATCCCGTGACGTATCGCCGCCACCGGCACCCATCGCGCCGCAAGGTCGGGATCACAGCGATTTCGGCGTGATCCGCGAACTCGCCACCGGCCGAACTATTACGCCGCAGGCGCTGGTCGAACGCTTGGCCGTCTCGCCGCGGGTGTTGGTCGGAGAACAACACGACAACCCCGATCACCATGCCTTGCAACTGTGGTTGCTGCGCGAACTGGCCAAGCAACGTCCGCAGGGCAGCCTGCTGATGGAAATGCTCAACCCCGATCAACAGGCGAAAGTCGATGCGGCGCAGACCGCCACCCGGGCCGGTCAACCGCTGGCCGATCCTTATCAGGCACTGGCCTGGCAAGCGAGTTGGGATTGGGGCGTTTACGGTGCTTTGGTCAACTACGCGTTGCGTCAACCCTACCCGCTGCTGGCGGCCAATCTGGATCGGTCGCAGATCATGCAGATTTACCAACAGCGTCCGACGTTGAACGGTGAAGCGTCCACCGCCCGGCAGGTACAAACGACGTTGCTGGAGGACATTCGCCAGTCCCATTGCGGCTTGTTGCCGGAGTCACAGATGCCGGCGATGCTTGCCGTGCAGCAACAACGCGACCGGCGCATGGCCGAGCGCCTGATCGCCGCACCTACACCGGCACTGCTGTTGGCCGGGGCGTTTCATGTGCGCAAGGATCTGGGCGTGCCGTTGCACTTGCAGGACCTCGGCGCCGGCCAGGGCAACGCGGTGCTGATCCTCGCCGAAGCGGGCAAGACCGTGGCCGCCGACAGCGCTGATTACGTGTGGTACACGGCGGCTCAACCGGAAGAAGATCACTGCGCGCAATTGCGTCGTTAA
- a CDS encoding heme ABC transporter ATP-binding protein codes for MLRANNLLVRRGSRTVLTNIDIELRAGQVLGVLGPNGAGKSTLLAALCDELPASAGTVSLDGRQLADWPGQERAKRLAVLPQSSSLSFAFSVNEVVGMGRLPYASGRVRDAEIVAEALGAADALHLAGRSYLALSGGERQRVHLARVLAQLWPGAEGQTLLLDEPTSMLDPLHQHTILQAVRDFATRGAAVLVILHDLNLAARYCDHLLLLQDGRPHAYGTPDEVLTAEALEAVYGLQVLIHRHPERGHPLIIAR; via the coding sequence ATGTTGCGAGCAAACAACTTGCTGGTGCGGCGCGGCAGTCGCACGGTGCTGACGAACATCGACATCGAGTTGCGTGCGGGGCAAGTCCTCGGCGTGCTGGGCCCCAACGGTGCCGGCAAAAGCACCCTGCTCGCCGCCTTGTGCGATGAGTTGCCGGCCAGCGCAGGCACGGTCAGCCTGGACGGCCGCCAGCTGGCAGACTGGCCCGGTCAGGAGCGAGCCAAACGCCTGGCGGTACTGCCCCAGAGTTCGAGCCTGAGCTTTGCGTTTTCGGTCAACGAAGTGGTGGGCATGGGCCGCTTGCCCTATGCCAGTGGCCGCGTGCGTGATGCCGAAATTGTCGCCGAAGCGCTGGGTGCAGCCGACGCCCTGCACCTGGCCGGGCGCAGCTATCTCGCCCTGTCCGGTGGCGAACGCCAGCGCGTGCATCTGGCACGGGTACTCGCGCAACTGTGGCCGGGCGCCGAGGGGCAGACCCTGCTGCTCGATGAACCCACGTCCATGCTCGACCCACTGCACCAGCACACTATCCTGCAAGCAGTGCGCGACTTTGCCACCCGTGGCGCGGCGGTGCTGGTGATCCTGCATGACCTCAACCTGGCGGCACGTTATTGCGATCACTTGCTGCTGTTGCAGGACGGTCGCCCCCACGCCTACGGCACGCCGGATGAAGTGCTCACCGCCGAAGCGCTGGAGGCGGTTTATGGGCTGCAAGTCCTGATCCACCGCCACCCGGAACGCGGCCACCCGCTGATCATCGCGCGCTGA
- a CDS encoding iron ABC transporter permease yields MLVFWLSLALGPVSLPLGDTLLAGLRLFGLPVDGGDTQQAELILGQIRLPRSLLGIAVGSVLALSGVAMQGLFRNPLADPGLVGVSGGAALGAAIAIVGGSLLGGLPPAIEPYLLSVCAFVGGLIVTAVVYRFGRSNGQTNVATMLLAGVAMTAMAGAGVGLFTYLADDATLRTLTFWNLGSLNGASYPRLWPLLIVAVGVALWLPRRAAALNAMLLGESEARHLGFDVERIKLELVLCTALGVGAAVAAAGLIGFIGLVVPHLMRLLVGPDHRVLLPASLLAGSSLLLLADLVARLMLAPAELPIGIVTALIGAPFFLYLLVRGRT; encoded by the coding sequence CTGTTGGTGTTCTGGCTGTCCCTGGCGCTCGGGCCGGTCAGCCTGCCGCTGGGCGATACCTTGCTGGCCGGGCTGCGACTGTTCGGGTTGCCGGTGGACGGCGGCGATACTCAACAGGCCGAGCTGATCCTCGGGCAGATTCGCCTGCCGCGCAGTTTGCTCGGCATTGCGGTCGGTTCGGTGCTGGCGTTGTCCGGCGTGGCCATGCAGGGGTTGTTTCGCAACCCGTTGGCGGATCCGGGGCTGGTCGGCGTGTCCGGTGGTGCCGCCCTGGGCGCGGCCATCGCCATTGTCGGCGGCAGCCTGCTGGGCGGATTGCCGCCGGCCATCGAGCCGTATCTGCTGTCGGTCTGCGCCTTCGTCGGTGGTTTGATCGTCACGGCGGTGGTGTATCGCTTCGGCCGCAGCAATGGCCAGACCAACGTCGCCACCATGCTATTAGCGGGCGTCGCGATGACGGCCATGGCCGGTGCCGGGGTCGGATTGTTCACCTACCTGGCTGACGATGCCACCCTGCGCACCCTGACCTTTTGGAACCTGGGCAGCCTTAACGGCGCCAGCTATCCGCGCTTGTGGCCATTGCTGATTGTCGCGGTCGGCGTGGCGCTGTGGTTGCCTCGTCGCGCAGCGGCACTCAATGCGATGCTGCTGGGTGAATCGGAAGCGCGTCACCTCGGTTTCGATGTCGAGCGGATCAAACTGGAGCTGGTGCTTTGCACGGCGCTGGGCGTCGGTGCGGCCGTTGCCGCGGCGGGCCTGATCGGTTTTATCGGCCTGGTGGTTCCGCACTTGATGCGGCTGCTGGTCGGGCCCGATCATCGCGTATTGCTGCCAGCGTCATTGCTCGCCGGTTCCAGCCTGTTGCTGTTGGCTGATCTGGTCGCCCGCCTGATGCTGGCGCCGGCCGAATTGCCGATCGGCATCGTCACCGCACTCATTGGTGCACCCTTCTTTCTCTATTTGCTGGTACGGGGGCGCACCTGA
- a CDS encoding catalase: MSKNKLTSINGAPVVDNFNIQTAGPRGPALLQDVWLLEKLAHFDREVIPERRMHAKGSGAYGTFTVTHDITRYTKARLFSEVGKQTPIFTRFSTVAGERGAADAERDIRGFALKFYTEQGNWDLVGNNTPVFFFRDPLRFPDLNHAVKRDPRTGMRNAQSNWDFWTSLPEALHQVTIVMSERGIPRSYRHMHGFGSHTFSLINANNERHWVKFTFKSQQGIQNLSDAQAQNLIGRDRESHHRDLFESIEVRDFPRWTFYIQVMSEDQARDHAVNPFDLTKVWPHEDYPLIEVGYFELNRNPENVFAEVEQAAFSPSNVVPGIGFSPDRMLQARLFAYGDAARYRLGVNHHQIPVNAARCPVHSFHRDGAMRIDGNYGGQLAYAPNSQGEWDDQPDFREPPLRISGAAGHWDHRVDEDHFEQPGNLFRLMSQAQKQALFENTARALSGVSQEVQQRHITHCTKADPFYGAGVSRALAAIDG, from the coding sequence ATGTCAAAAAACAAACTAACTTCAATCAACGGTGCACCCGTCGTCGACAATTTCAACATCCAGACTGCCGGTCCTCGCGGCCCCGCACTATTACAGGATGTCTGGTTACTGGAAAAGCTCGCCCATTTCGACCGCGAAGTGATCCCGGAGCGCCGTATGCATGCCAAGGGTTCCGGCGCCTATGGCACGTTCACTGTGACCCACGACATCACGCGCTACACCAAGGCCCGGCTGTTTTCCGAAGTGGGCAAGCAAACGCCGATCTTCACGCGTTTCTCCACCGTTGCCGGGGAACGCGGTGCGGCCGATGCCGAACGGGATATCCGTGGGTTCGCCTTGAAGTTCTACACCGAGCAAGGCAACTGGGATCTGGTCGGCAACAACACGCCGGTGTTCTTTTTCCGCGATCCGTTGCGTTTCCCGGACCTCAACCATGCAGTCAAACGCGACCCCCGCACAGGCATGCGCAACGCACAAAGCAACTGGGATTTCTGGACGTCGTTGCCCGAAGCCTTGCATCAAGTGACCATCGTCATGAGCGAGCGCGGCATTCCGCGCAGCTATCGGCATATGCATGGTTTCGGCAGCCACACCTTCAGCCTGATCAACGCCAACAACGAGCGGCACTGGGTCAAGTTCACCTTCAAGTCCCAACAGGGTATTCAGAACCTCAGCGATGCACAGGCACAAAACCTCATTGGCCGGGACCGGGAAAGTCATCATCGGGACCTGTTCGAGAGCATCGAAGTGCGCGACTTTCCGCGCTGGACCTTCTATATCCAGGTCATGTCGGAGGACCAGGCCCGGGATCACGCCGTCAATCCGTTCGACCTTACAAAGGTGTGGCCGCACGAGGACTATCCGCTGATCGAAGTGGGTTACTTCGAGTTGAACCGAAACCCGGAAAACGTCTTCGCCGAAGTCGAGCAGGCGGCGTTTTCACCGTCCAACGTGGTGCCCGGCATCGGCTTTTCCCCAGACCGGATGTTGCAGGCACGCCTGTTCGCCTACGGTGATGCCGCACGTTATCGGCTGGGGGTCAATCATCACCAGATCCCGGTCAACGCCGCCCGTTGTCCGGTGCACAGCTTCCACCGCGACGGTGCCATGCGGATCGATGGCAACTACGGCGGTCAGTTGGCGTATGCGCCCAACAGCCAGGGCGAATGGGACGATCAACCGGATTTCCGTGAACCGCCGCTGAGGATTTCCGGGGCGGCCGGACATTGGGATCATCGCGTGGATGAGGACCATTTCGAACAACCGGGGAACCTGTTCCGCTTGATGTCGCAAGCGCAGAAACAAGCGCTGTTCGAAAACACTGCGCGCGCACTCAGTGGCGTGTCCCAAGAGGTTCAACAGCGCCATATCACGCACTGCACCAAGGCCGATCCGTTTTACGGCGCGGGGGTTTCCAGGGCATTGGCCGCCATTGACGGGTAA
- a CDS encoding response regulator: MSNSPIISVVDDDELILISLDSLLRSYGYTVKTYTSAYAFLASSGPEQTDCLISDIQMPGMCGVQMYEALAARNTHIPTLFITGKPGMPPAFGANVRTPEGYFSKPFHTDALLACIENALKKRRH, encoded by the coding sequence ATGTCCAACTCACCTATTATTTCAGTTGTTGATGATGACGAACTTATCCTTATTTCTCTGGACAGTTTGTTACGCTCTTACGGTTACACAGTAAAAACCTACACCAGTGCCTATGCATTTTTAGCATCCAGCGGACCTGAGCAAACCGATTGCCTGATTTCGGACATCCAGATGCCCGGCATGTGCGGCGTACAAATGTATGAAGCGCTGGCGGCGAGAAATACCCATATCCCCACGTTATTCATCACCGGAAAGCCCGGCATGCCCCCTGCGTTCGGTGCCAATGTGCGAACACCGGAGGGCTATTTTTCCAAGCCTTTCCATACCGATGCGCTGTTGGCGTGTATTGAAAATGCATTGAAAAAACGTCGGCACTGA
- a CDS encoding ferritin-like domain-containing protein, whose protein sequence is MNALQKLYIASHPLRISRYGAHTSLSTAERVEIIEVLTDILSTALALLAQIKRGQQTLRNVSFLPVQQMFHRLVRTNTDYADFLATGITDLGGYTEKAALYSLNDIQQPNCFADCLQGIDQRTNRLRAADALLRDYYESAIANKDSASKRFFEECTRRNAHFISLIEDNLSEGQPW, encoded by the coding sequence ATGAACGCATTGCAAAAGCTGTACATCGCCAGTCATCCACTGCGCATCAGCCGCTACGGCGCGCACACATCTCTATCGACCGCCGAGCGCGTAGAAATCATCGAAGTACTGACAGACATCCTGAGCACCGCCCTGGCCCTTCTCGCGCAGATCAAACGCGGCCAGCAGACGTTGCGCAACGTCAGTTTCCTGCCGGTACAACAGATGTTTCACCGACTGGTTCGGACCAATACCGACTATGCGGATTTCCTGGCTACGGGCATCACCGACCTCGGGGGCTACACCGAGAAGGCAGCCCTTTACAGCTTGAATGACATTCAACAGCCGAACTGTTTTGCCGACTGCCTGCAGGGCATTGACCAGCGGACAAACCGACTCCGCGCCGCCGACGCCCTGCTGCGCGACTACTACGAATCCGCCATCGCCAACAAGGACAGCGCCAGCAAGCGGTTCTTCGAAGAATGCACCCGGCGCAACGCACATTTCATCTCGTTGATCGAGGACAACCTGAGCGAGGGGCAACCATGGTGA
- a CDS encoding mechanosensitive ion channel family protein, which translates to MFTFLQAHPLICGVILILIDLAAWQLIDASRQNLRICVRIGIFVAFSWVMTAAGISPLQPPLWPEDAILNLMGTVLGIGWWLFAARTVTIILGYGLMSRAGHSVRLLYDLMGAVIFLIAIVGAAAYVLQLPVKGLLATSGAMAIIVGLALQSTLSDVFSGIVLNTTKPYQLNDRIAIDGTQGTVVEIDWRSTHLMTDMGGIAVVPNSVAAKARIINYSRPGDVHGLSVVVAVPSSVRPRRAIDALEKTLRGTRALLTTRRAKVSVKSSHLEYTEYELKGFIESAKSKNEVCNLMFDLAHRHLEAAGVSWGGGQDEQLWNRQRRLLEDVRIFRSLSNDERERLVDEMTPLDYQADQVILAFGEVADCLMIISTGVVSVSIHDGEKLIEAGRMGPGEVLGEEGILADSPSRGEFRTITSGRLFRIDKTMFSNQLEHLGELKTALSHLQDQRQEIRETVVMQKPIAIKRSGLLHWLLQRK; encoded by the coding sequence ATGTTCACGTTCCTGCAGGCTCATCCGTTGATCTGCGGTGTCATCCTGATCCTGATCGATCTGGCGGCGTGGCAGTTGATCGATGCCTCGCGGCAAAACCTGCGAATTTGCGTGCGCATTGGGATTTTCGTGGCCTTCAGTTGGGTCATGACCGCAGCCGGCATCAGCCCGCTGCAACCACCGCTATGGCCGGAGGACGCCATTCTCAACCTGATGGGCACGGTATTGGGCATCGGCTGGTGGCTGTTCGCGGCCAGGACCGTGACCATCATCCTCGGCTATGGCTTGATGTCCCGCGCCGGGCACAGCGTACGCTTGCTTTACGACTTGATGGGCGCGGTGATTTTCCTGATCGCCATTGTCGGCGCGGCGGCCTATGTCTTGCAGTTGCCGGTCAAGGGTTTGCTGGCGACATCCGGGGCGATGGCGATCATCGTCGGCCTGGCCTTGCAAAGCACCTTGAGCGACGTGTTTTCCGGCATTGTGCTCAACACTACCAAGCCCTACCAACTCAATGACCGGATTGCCATCGATGGCACCCAGGGCACCGTGGTAGAGATCGACTGGCGCTCGACCCATTTGATGACCGACATGGGCGGTATCGCGGTGGTACCCAACTCGGTGGCGGCGAAAGCACGGATCATTAATTACAGTCGCCCAGGCGATGTGCATGGGCTCAGTGTGGTTGTTGCCGTGCCGAGCAGCGTGCGTCCGCGCCGGGCCATCGATGCCCTGGAAAAAACCTTGCGTGGCACCCGGGCGTTACTGACAACGCGCCGCGCCAAGGTTTCGGTGAAAAGCTCTCACCTTGAGTACACCGAGTACGAACTCAAGGGTTTTATCGAATCGGCCAAGAGCAAGAATGAGGTGTGCAACCTGATGTTCGACCTCGCCCATCGTCACCTCGAGGCCGCGGGTGTCAGTTGGGGCGGCGGCCAGGATGAGCAACTGTGGAACCGCCAGCGCCGACTGCTGGAAGACGTGCGGATTTTCCGCTCCTTGAGCAACGATGAGCGCGAGCGCCTGGTGGACGAAATGACCCCGTTGGACTACCAGGCCGACCAGGTGATCCTGGCGTTCGGCGAGGTTGCCGATTGCCTGATGATCATCAGTACCGGCGTGGTTTCGGTGTCGATCCACGACGGCGAAAAACTGATCGAGGCGGGGCGCATGGGCCCGGGTGAAGTGTTGGGCGAGGAGGGCATTCTTGCCGATAGTCCATCGCGCGGGGAGTTTCGCACTATCACCAGCGGCCGACTGTTTCGCATCGACAAAACCATGTTCAGCAACCAGCTGGAACACCTCGGCGAACTGAAAACCGCCCTGAGCCATTTACAGGATCAGCGCCAGGAAATTCGCGAGACCGTGGTCATGCAAAAGCCCATTGCGATAAAAAGGAGCGGACTGCTTCACTGGTTGCTACAGCGCAAATGA